A window of the Nibribacter ruber genome harbors these coding sequences:
- a CDS encoding OmpA family protein, with protein sequence MKILKGTFTAMLAGSLLFASCKSSETAGTSTGTTQNKGMSKTAKGGIIGAGSGAIIGGIIGKATGNTARGAIIGAAAGGATGAIIGRRMDKQAEELEREMKNAQVERVGEGIKVTFDAGLLFATNSAELQASSRADIAKLAETLKKYPGTNVLVEGHADNTGTDAINQPLSERRAQAVANYATSLGVESSRIQTRGYGSTQPIADNSTAAGRQQNRRVEVAIFASEELKKAAERGEVKY encoded by the coding sequence ATGAAAATCTTAAAAGGAACATTCACCGCCATGTTAGCCGGAAGCTTACTATTCGCTTCTTGTAAATCAAGCGAAACCGCTGGTACCTCAACTGGTACTACTCAAAATAAAGGAATGAGCAAGACTGCCAAAGGCGGTATCATTGGGGCCGGTTCTGGTGCCATCATTGGTGGTATCATTGGTAAGGCCACTGGTAACACGGCTCGTGGCGCTATCATTGGTGCGGCGGCAGGTGGTGCCACTGGTGCTATCATTGGTCGTAGAATGGACAAGCAGGCCGAAGAATTGGAGCGTGAAATGAAAAACGCCCAGGTAGAGCGCGTAGGCGAAGGTATCAAAGTAACCTTTGACGCTGGTCTTTTATTCGCTACCAACTCTGCAGAACTGCAAGCTTCTTCTAGAGCAGACATCGCTAAATTAGCCGAGACGCTTAAGAAATACCCAGGCACCAACGTATTGGTAGAAGGACACGCGGATAACACCGGTACAGATGCCATCAACCAACCGCTTTCTGAGCGTAGAGCACAGGCCGTGGCCAACTATGCTACTTCATTGGGCGTAGAGTCTAGCCGCATCCAGACCCGTGGTTATGGTTCAACTCAGCCAATCGCTGACAACTCTACCGCTGCTGGCCGTCAGCAGAACCGTCGTGTAGAGGTGGCCATCTTTGCAAGCGAAGAATTGAAGAAAGCCGCTGAGCGTGGCGAAGTGAAATACTAA
- the accD gene encoding acetyl-CoA carboxylase, carboxyltransferase subunit beta has product MSWFRRVEKGIVTPTELKKETPDGLWHKCPECKAVTSKAEHRQNLYTCPKCDHHDRINSQEYFEILFDGNAFTELDENLSSGDPLHFVDTKAYPDRIKATQRKTNLKDAVRTAHGKANGLDLVVACMDFNFIGGSMGSVVGEKISRAIDYSRQHNIPFMMISKSGGARMMEAGFSLMQMAKTSAKLALLSEAKIPYISLLTDPTTGGVTASYAMLGDFNISEPGALIGFAGPRVIKETIGKDLPKGFQSAEFVLEHGFLDFIVHRKALKDRVAQLIAMLAPETAPLKEKTAKKSASK; this is encoded by the coding sequence ATGTCTTGGTTTAGAAGAGTAGAAAAAGGCATCGTTACCCCAACGGAGCTCAAAAAAGAGACCCCAGACGGGTTATGGCACAAATGCCCCGAGTGCAAGGCCGTGACCAGCAAGGCAGAGCATAGACAAAACCTGTACACCTGCCCCAAGTGTGACCACCATGACCGCATCAACTCACAAGAGTACTTTGAGATTTTGTTTGATGGCAACGCGTTCACAGAACTGGATGAGAACCTGAGCTCAGGCGATCCCTTGCACTTTGTAGACACCAAAGCTTACCCAGACCGCATCAAGGCCACCCAGCGCAAAACCAATCTGAAAGACGCCGTACGCACTGCCCATGGGAAAGCCAACGGCCTGGACTTGGTTGTGGCCTGTATGGACTTCAACTTCATTGGCGGTTCCATGGGTTCTGTGGTAGGAGAGAAGATTTCCCGTGCCATTGACTACAGCCGCCAGCACAACATCCCGTTCATGATGATTTCCAAGTCTGGGGGCGCGCGTATGATGGAGGCGGGTTTCTCCCTCATGCAAATGGCCAAGACCTCTGCCAAACTGGCGTTGCTGTCTGAAGCTAAGATACCCTACATCTCTTTGTTAACAGACCCCACCACGGGTGGCGTGACGGCTTCTTATGCCATGCTGGGTGATTTCAACATCTCTGAGCCGGGCGCTTTGATTGGCTTTGCCGGCCCGCGCGTAATCAAAGAAACCATTGGCAAAGACCTGCCTAAGGGTTTCCAGAGCGCAGAGTTTGTGCTAGAGCATGGTTTCCTGGATTTCATTGTGCACCGCAAGGCCCTGAAAGACCGCGTGGCGCAGCTTATTGCCATGTTGGCACCTGAAACAGCGCCTCTCAAAGAAAAAACTGCTAAAAAATCAGCCTCAAAATAG
- a CDS encoding class I fructose-bisphosphate aldolase — MSIETITSLLGTDADALLQYQATAIPKEMLHLPGPDFIERIFVNSNRSPQVLRNLGQLFNNGRLAGTGYVSILPVDQGIEHTAGASFAPNPMYFDPENILRLALEGGCNAVATTFGNLAMLSRKYAHRIPFIVKINHNELLTYPNKYDQIMFGSVEEAWNLGAAAVGATIYFGSEESSRQIIEVAEAFEQAHQLGMATILWCYTRNNAFKKDGIDYHVSADLTGQANHLGVTIQADIIKQKLPENNGGFTAINFAKSHPKMYSELTTDHPIDLTRYQVANCYMGRAGLINSGGESKGESDLSDAVRTAIINKRAGGMGLISGRKSFQKDMKEGVRLLNAIQDVYLAQEITVA, encoded by the coding sequence ATGAGCATAGAAACCATTACCTCCTTGTTGGGCACCGACGCCGACGCTCTTCTCCAGTACCAGGCCACCGCCATCCCGAAGGAGATGCTCCATCTGCCCGGCCCAGATTTCATAGAACGCATCTTCGTGAACTCTAACCGTTCGCCGCAGGTATTGCGCAATCTGGGGCAGTTGTTCAACAACGGCCGTCTAGCCGGTACGGGTTATGTGTCTATTCTGCCAGTAGACCAGGGCATTGAGCATACCGCCGGGGCCTCGTTCGCGCCCAATCCTATGTATTTTGACCCGGAGAACATTCTTAGATTAGCCTTGGAGGGAGGGTGTAATGCGGTGGCTACTACGTTTGGCAATTTGGCCATGCTGAGCAGAAAATATGCCCACCGGATTCCGTTTATAGTTAAGATCAACCACAACGAGCTGCTCACCTACCCCAATAAGTATGATCAAATCATGTTCGGGTCTGTGGAGGAGGCATGGAACCTGGGAGCGGCCGCCGTGGGTGCTACCATTTATTTTGGGTCTGAGGAGTCTAGCCGGCAGATCATAGAAGTGGCCGAAGCCTTTGAGCAGGCCCACCAACTGGGCATGGCTACCATTCTCTGGTGCTACACCCGCAACAACGCCTTCAAGAAAGACGGCATAGACTATCACGTTTCCGCTGACTTGACCGGCCAAGCCAACCACTTGGGCGTGACAATCCAGGCAGACATCATCAAGCAGAAACTACCAGAGAACAACGGCGGGTTTACGGCCATCAACTTTGCCAAGAGCCATCCCAAAATGTACTCAGAACTCACCACAGACCACCCCATTGACTTAACGCGCTACCAGGTGGCCAACTGCTACATGGGCCGCGCGGGCCTCATCAACTCAGGAGGGGAGTCTAAGGGAGAATCTGATTTATCAGACGCCGTGCGCACGGCCATCATTAACAAGCGGGCCGGCGGCATGGGACTCATTTCGGGCAGAAAGTCCTTCCAGAAAGACATGAAAGAGGGCGTACGGCTGTTGAATGCCATTCAGGACGTGTACCTGGCACAGGAGATTACTGTTGCCTGA